Proteins from a genomic interval of Triplophysa dalaica isolate WHDGS20190420 chromosome 21, ASM1584641v1, whole genome shotgun sequence:
- the uts2b gene encoding prepro-urotensin II-beta: MICKLHLCIAVLLTVLEVMLGHPVVQTGDMTYGRPVLVEDDQLVSPEDLSYSEQAFLSQGSAGFGYPSIITGDLSRDSIRTAGFVPGQALKEVLLEKPLMNPLSRFLGGRKQYHKRGSNTECFWKYCV, from the exons ATGATCTGTAAACTGCATCTGTGTATTGCTGTACTTCTCACCGTCCTGGAGGTGATGCTCGGACATCCGGTCGTGCAGACAGGGGACATGACCTACGGCAGGCCAG TTCTTGTAGAAGACGATCAGCTGGTCAGTCCAGAAGATCTGAGTTACTCAGAGCAAGCGTTTTTGTCCCAGGGCTCTGCAGGATTCGGCTACCCGTCCATCATCACAGGAGACCTCAGCCGCGACA GTATCAGAACAGCTGGATTTGTTCCCGGCCAAGCTCTGAAAGAA GTTCTGCTGGAGAAGCCGCTGATGAATCCTCTCAGTCGTTTCCTGGGCGGCAGGAAGCAATACCACAAGAGAGGAAGCAATACAGAGTGTTTCTGGAAATACTGCGTGTGA